In Micromonospora purpureochromogenes, a single window of DNA contains:
- a CDS encoding L-threonylcarbamoyladenylate synthase, producing the protein MATYFDVHPDNPQPRTISRVVDVVRGNGLIAYPTDSCFALGCQLGNREGIDRIRDIRQLDSRHHFTLVCRDFAQLGQFVQINNALFRSLKAATPGSYTFILPATKEVPRRLLHPKKKTVGVRIPDHVVTQALLAELGEPLVSSTLLMPGDTEPMTQGWEIKERLDHVVDAVIDSGECGTLPTTVIDFSEGEAEILRRGAGDPSRFD; encoded by the coding sequence ATGGCGACGTACTTCGACGTGCACCCGGACAACCCGCAACCACGGACGATCAGCCGGGTGGTGGACGTCGTCCGCGGCAACGGACTGATCGCCTACCCGACGGACTCGTGCTTCGCCCTCGGCTGTCAGCTGGGCAACCGGGAGGGCATCGACCGCATCCGGGACATCCGCCAGCTCGACAGCCGGCACCACTTCACCCTGGTCTGCCGGGACTTCGCGCAGCTCGGCCAGTTCGTCCAGATCAACAACGCCCTGTTCCGGTCGTTGAAGGCGGCGACCCCGGGCAGCTACACGTTCATCCTGCCGGCGACGAAGGAGGTGCCGCGCCGGCTGCTGCACCCGAAGAAGAAGACCGTGGGGGTCCGCATCCCCGATCACGTCGTGACGCAGGCGTTGCTGGCCGAGCTGGGCGAGCCGCTGGTGTCGAGCACCCTGCTGATGCCGGGCGACACCGAACCGATGACGCAGGGCTGGGAGATCAAGGAGCGGCTCGACCACGTGGTCGACGCGGTGATCGACTCCGGTGAGTGCGGCACCCTGCCCACCACGGTGATCGACTTCTCGGAGGGCGAAGCGGAGATCCTCCGTCGCGGCGCCGGCGACCCCTCCCGCTTCGATTGA